From Apium graveolens cultivar Ventura chromosome 9, ASM990537v1, whole genome shotgun sequence, the proteins below share one genomic window:
- the LOC141685061 gene encoding uncharacterized protein LOC141685061 — translation MGKTTSSTPVHSTGITERWNKPDNGCVKVNYDATIFKSSGQFGVGWIVRNDTRELIYAANSCFPGKPEVYHAEAIGIREALSWIKAEIDKNEESTVCNSQHRVVVESDCQVAVNTWLKKKKIYSPFSGVIDECRSILESYNNIDIFFVKRSGNKAADWLSNLSSSSAGGIWRGEYVPPDLACILKNDLK, via the coding sequence ATGGGGAAAACTACTTCTTCAACACCAGTTCATTCAACTGGAATTACTGAACGGTGGAATAAACCGGATAATGGTTGTGTTAAAGTCAATTACGACGCCACTATATTCAAAAGCTCTGGTCAGTTCGGGGTGGGTTGGATAGTGAGAAATGATACAAGAGAACTAATTTATGCAGCTAATTCATGTTTTCCTGGAAAGCCAGAGGTTTATCATGCTGAGGCTATAGGCATAAGGGAGGCCCTTAGCTGGATCAAAGCTGAAAtagacaagaatgaagaaagcaCAGTTTGTAACTCTCAGCATCGTGTGGTAGTTGAATCTGATTGTCAAGTAGCAGTCAATACTTGGCTaaagaagaaaaaaatatattCACCTTTCAGTGGTGTAATAGATGAGTGTAGGAGCATTCTTGAATCATATAAcaatattgatattttttttgtCAAACGATCTGGGAACAAGGCAGCTGATTGGTTATCTAACTTGTCGAGTTCTAGTGCAGGTGGTATTTGGAGAGGGGAGTATGTTCCCCCTGATCTTGCTTGTATTTtgaaaaatgatttaaagtaa
- the LOC141684657 gene encoding uncharacterized protein LOC141684657: MSLSYKIANNNNIGLAQNYENNTNMLVNSVQPQPEPQLNIGVQTHHFVGLNQNQINKDEQLQISLGVNSNEHQGPFVFSDGENSGSINGNLAKKRRNASRHKRSSFLPFHQFDYNQHVPAPQAARVIDESKLKFLFQKQLQNSDVNNLKRMVIPKKPAEAFLPELDERSGISIKMVEIDGSHVWTFTYRFWPNNKSRMYIFENTGDFVSAHQLRSGDYIRVFQDNESNDYVIEARKIRKNVMYKPKPKKVRNRGNGAQTEASTEKPMNEVPAAATSLEAGNGLPETQLMETTVDNYLQPNYGFDACSSSSIMDNFVNFPALIDNQNSLIYNDMNFPNDSLFNIWERGTSSSQSLFQNMSFDDIVKGM; this comes from the exons atgtctttatcgtacaagattgctAACAACAATAACATTGGGTTGGCTCAGAATTATGAGAATAATACTAATATGTTGGTGAACAGTGTGCAGCCACAGCCAGAACCACAGCTGAACATTGGAGTGCAGACGCATCATTTTGTTGGTCTGAATCAGAATCAGATCAATAAAGATGAGCAGCTGCAGATCAGTCTGGGGGTTAATAGCAATGAACATCAAGGCCCCTTTGTGTTTTCTGACGGTGAGAATAGTGGGAGCATTAACGGGAATTTAGCCAAGAAGAGGAGGAATGCGAGTCGACACAAACGAAGCTCGTTCTTGCCTTTTCATCAGTTCGACTACAATCAGCACGTGCCTGCTCCTCAAGCTGCACGT GTAATTGATGAGTCGAAACTGAAATTCCTCTTTCAGAAGCAGCTCCAGAATAGCGACGTCAATAATCTGAAGAGGATGGTAATTCCCAAG AAACCCGCTGAGGCTTTCCTTCCTGAACTAGATGAGAGAAGCGGGATTTCTATTAAAATGGTAGAAATTGATGGATCCCACGTCTGGACATTCACTTACAG GTTCTGGCCGAACAACAAAAGCCGGATGTACATCTTCGAAAATACTG GGGATTTTGTAAGTGCACATCAGCTAAGGAGCGGTGACTATATCAGAGTGTTTCAAGATAATGAAAGCAATGATTAT GTCATCGAGGCCAGAAAGATACGGAAGAATGTCATGTACAAGCCAAAACCGAAAAAGGTTAGGAACCGGGGCAACGGAGCCCAAACTGAAGCTTCCACCGAGAAGCCTATGAATGAAGTACCTGCTGCTGCGACCTCTTTAGAAGCCGGAAATGGTTTGCCCGAGACACAGTTAATGGAAACTACTGTAGACAACTATTTGCAACCTAATTATGGGTTTGACGCGTGTAGTTCCTCCAGTATCATGGATAACTTTGTAAATTTTCCGGCTCTGATCGATAACCAAAACTCGCTCATCTACAATGACATGAATTTCCCCAATGACTCTTTGTTCAATATATGGGAACGAGGAACGTCGAGCAGTCAGTCATTATTCCAGAACATGTCATTTGATGATATAGTGAAGGGCATGTAG